CGGCCTCGTGGAACTCGGCCCTCCGATCTCACCACCCCGCTTCACCCTTCGGAGGGACGAGCTCCGCGAGTCCCCAATCCATCGTGGCGATCCGGAAGACAGCAACGCCATTGCCAGACCGGCTGGGAGCCGTTTCGATCTGCCGGTGCCGACATGGGATGTGATCGTCTTGGGGCTGGGCGGAATGGGGAGCGCGGCGGCGTGTCATCTGGCCCGGCGCGGCCTGCGCGTCCTGGGTCTCGACGCCTACGATCCGCCCCACGACCGCGGATCGAGTCACGGCGCGACACGGGTGATCCGGCAGGCGTACTTCGAGCATCCGTCCTACGTCCCGCTGCTCCTCCGCGCCTACGAGCTTTGGCATGAACTCGAACAGTCCACCCAGTCGAACCTGCTGTGCCTGCCGGGTGGCCTGATGATGGGAAACCCGGATTCCGAGGTGGTCGCCGGCAGCCTCCGAAGTGCCCGGCAATTCGACCTTCCCCATGAACTGCTCGAGACCGCCGACCTCCGGAAGCGGTTTCCCCTGTTTCAGGTGCCGGAAGGAACCGTGGCCCTGTTCGAGCCCTCCGCCGGTCTGGTCTATTGCGACCGCGCGGTCGCCGCCCATCTCCGCGCAGCCATCCGTCATGGCGCGGAGATTCGCGTCAACAGTCCGGTGCTCACCTGGGAGACCACCGCCGGAGGGGTTGAAGTGCGGACCAGTCGCGACCGGTTTCAGGCGGGCCAGCTCGTCGTCACCCCGGGACCCTGGGCGCCGGATATTCTCCAGCGCCTTCGATTGCCCCTGCGGATCGAGCGCCAGGTCCTCTTCTGGTTCAAGCCCCCGGGCGGGATCGGTCCGTTCCTTCCCGAACAGTTCCCCGTTTATGTCTGGGAGCACGATGACGGCGATCTGCCCTACGGGTTCCCGTCCGTCGATGGACCGGACGGCGGCGTCAAGTTCGCCCTCTACCGCTCGCCGTGCGTCGAGTTCTGCACTCCGGGCACCGTGGACAGGCGGATCCGCCCGGACGACGAGGTTCCGCTTCGGCGGCTGCTCCGCCGGTTTCTGCCCGCCCTGGACGGTCCGGTGGTGCGGGCCATGACCTGCATGTACACCCTGACCCCCGACCTCCATTTCGTGATCGACCGCCCGCCTGGCCAGCCGAGAGTCGCCGTCGCCGCCGGCTTCTCCGGACACGGCTTCAAGTTCTGCCCCGTCGTGGGCGAGATCCTCGCGGATCTGGTGACGGATCAGACCCCGCGGTTCGACCTGTCGCTGTTCGGCATGTCACGATTCCCAAGGAATCCCCCGGGAAGAGATTGAGATCCGTGGAGCGGCGACGGCCTGGAAACCCGGTCTCAACCCCGGCCCCGGAACAACGCGGGCCACAGGCACCAGCGCCGCCCGCCGGCACCCAGCAGCCAGGCGGAACACAGCATCAGCACCGCGTTCTCCGCCAGCTTGTGGCAGATGGCCACCTCCCCCGCCCCGCACCCGCAGTCGAAACGGATCCCGCAGAACGGCCCGCCCAGCGATTCGTGCAGGCCCCGCGCCCGATCCCACACCACCAGCGAAAACGGCATGAGCATGCCCAGGGACACAACCGCCGTACCCCGCACCGCCACCCCGGCCAGCAGGAGCACCCCGCAGAACAACTCGAACCACGGCAACACCACCGCGATCAGGTTCAGCCCCACCGAAGCCTCGATCAGTTCGTACTGCCGGACGAGCTTCAGGAAGTCCACCGGGTCCAGTGCCTTGCTCAAACCCATCGCCACAAACAACCCTCCCACCACGCATCGCGCCGACACGCTCAACCCGTCCGCGGTCAGACCCGCCATTCGTCCCGGACCGCCGCTCCGGCCCCCCCCTTCCAGCATGGACATCGCATCACTCATGGCACCGTAACCACTTCTTCAATCCCCGGTTTCGCTCCCGCACACGCCTCACTCGCCTCACTCGGATTCCCGATTCGCCAGTCGCCATTCCCCACCCGCCATTCCCCATCCGCTCCCCATTCATCGTAGCTCCCCGCTGTGTCGCGGTCCGGTCTCCACAGGCAATCCATGGGCCGACCATTCCTCGATCCCGCCCAGGTACACCCGCAATCGTTCCCCGGGAACGCCCATTTCCCGCAGCAAGACCGCCGCAAATTCGCTGTCCTCGCACTCGCCCCCGGAGCAGTACACCACCACGATCTCGGCGAACTGGCACGCGGGCAGGACCTCCGGCAGGTACGGTTCCGGTCGATAGTGATCGAACAGATACGCGCCGGGAATGTGGCCCGCCCGGTAGGCGCCTTCCCGCCGGGCATCGAGGAACACGATCCCCTCGCTGAGGTACCGCGGATCTTCAAACCATTGCCGCACCTGCTCCCGGTCCGCCGACTCCAACCCCCGCTGCCGTAATCGCGCCTCGAGCCGGCCGACCGATCCCCTGCCCTGTTCGTGGCTCCCGTCGGCCACCGCCAGCGTCGCCGGAACCGCCGCGGTGACCGGAGGAAAATAGTCCCGCCTCAGGTCCAGTCCCTTCGGCGACCCGTAATTGGCCAGCAATGCGAATCCAATCCCCAGCGCTCCGACCGCCAGACCCTCCGCCAGCACCCGGCGCACCTCGTTGCCACGCATCGACCCGGCCCCGACCGGGCGCCTCGCCACGTCACCGCTCATCGGTAGGTCGGACCGAGCGGAGCGCCCGGCGGTGGCGGCGGTGGCGTCACCGGCCGGAGGGGCGGCCGGAGGGTCGTGGTGGTGGCCGGACGCGGCGCCTGGACCACCGGCACGGTGATCTCGGGGTAGCTCGGGTGACTGGTCTTCACCTTCACCTCCCAGCGTTCTCCGGGTCGCAACGCCGCCCCCGCGGGGATCTGCAGCATCAGGCGGAACAACCGGCCCGGCTGCAACTCGTTCACCTGAACCGTGGCCCCCTCGACGTTGAGAGTCGGGTCGGTCAGGACCAGCGGCTGACTGCCGGTGTTGCGGAGGGTCACCGCCGGAGCCACCCCGCCCGGCACCCAGTTGGCCGGCAACGTCAGGGTCGCCGGCATCACCGTCACCACCGGCTGCACCATCGCCGTCGCCGGTACCGTGAGCACCGGCACCTCCGGCGACGAGGTCTTGATGGTGATGGGCGCGTGAACATAGGAGGTCGGCAGGGGCAGGACGGTGGTCACTTCCAGTTCGTATTCCCGGCCGGGTTGGACCGTCTTCAAGTGGGTGCGGAAGGCCGCGCTCTCGGTCTCCGGCTCCTCCAGGGTGAGCGGCCCGTCCAGATTGCTCACCAACCGCACCGTCCGCACCTGGTTGGTCGGCGATTCCCCCGTGAGATTGAAATACACCGAGGCCGGTTGGAGGGTCACCGGAGTCCACACATCCGCCGAGATCTGCAGGAACAGACTGGGCCGCTGCGGATCATTGCAGCGCACCGAGATGCTCTTCGAGGTGCGCCCGCTGAATCCTCCCGAATTGAACTGGATCGGAATCCGCCCGGTCCTCCCCGGCTCCACCTCCGAATCCCAGGTCCCGGAGGTGGTGCAGCCGCATCCGGGACGCACCTCGGTCAACACCAGCGTCGCATTCCCGGTGTTCGTGAACACGAAGTCGTGCTTCACCACCTGCCCGGCCCCCACCCGCCCAAAATCGTAGTTCGGCGTCGCAAACTCGATCCGCGGTGCCCGCCCCACAGCGGTCGCCGCGGTCTCCGCCACCGCAGGCGGTGCCGGAGATTGCGCCGCGCTCAGCACAGCCGTCCCGGCCAGCGAACCGGCCACCAGCACGACGGCCCAGCGGGGGAAGGAGGCGACCTTCGCAGGTCTTCGGAGAATTCGGAACAAGAGGCGTTTCACGATGGGCTTTCGGCTGGAGGGATCCGGTGATCGAGATTTGCAGGGGATTATCCGCCGACGTTGGCTCGCGGCAAGGCGGATATGAAAAAGGGACCGGATTGAATCCGGTCCCTCGAAGCCATCTCAGCCGTCCCGCCCACATGCGGACAGCAGGAAGCAGGCCGCCTAACGACGGGCGCGCAGAAACACCGCCGGCTCCGTTCCGATCGGCACCGTGACCGGCGAGTTCGCTCCAACCTGGGGCGCCCACGGACCGTTCACCGTCGGCCCCAGTTCGAGGACGAAGCCCGCCGGCAGCGGCTGCGGCTCCGACGTCACCGTCACGCTGCCGCCCGCACGGGTCACGCTCAGACGCGGCACCACGTCCCCGCCGCCCGCGGGCGGGGTGGGATCGTCCTTGGGATCCGGGTGCGAGATCACGGTGTAGAAGTTGATCTCGCGCGGCGAGTTCGCCCCCTGGGCCGGCTGGTTCTGCAGGTTGATCTCCCCCTTGGCCGCCACCAGGATCTGCCGGGTGGTCAGAGCCACGCTCATCTGGATGGTCCGGATGGCGCCCGCCTGGGACTCGTTGATGAACGGCAGAAAGCTCGCCGTCAGCGGCCGGAAGCTCTTCGCCGTCCCATCCAGCTCAAGCACCCGCGCCGCCACCTGGTTCTGCTCGTAACCCTCGGGCCGGGCCACCCACGACACCACCACCCGGTTCAACGCATCTGAAGCCACCACCGCCCGGTCGAAGTCACCTCGGAACCCGCCCTCGCTGACATCTGCCACGGCCACGAAGGACCGGTCCCGGGCGTCCCAGGCGGCCACCCGCACCACCGGGGCATCCGTCACCTTGCCGGTCAGGAAGACATACGGGCTGTTGATGTGCGCCGCGATGCGGGTGCCGTCGCCCCGGCCGCGATCGAAGCTGTGTCCCGAGGTGTTCTGATCCACCGGATCGCCCTGCGAATTCCCGGCGTTGTCGAAGAAGTGCAGCATGCCGTTGGCCCGGATGGCGAACCCGCCCTGGTAGGCCGCCACGTTGGCCCAGATCTGGCCCGGCGCGACCGCGAAGCTCTCCTTCACCACGGCCCCTTCGGGCGTGAAGACGGTGGCCACCATGGTGGCCCCTTCGCCGAGGTTCCCCGACCGGTCGTCCACGACGGACAACACATTGCCGTTGCTCAAAAAGGCCACGTCACCCCCAAACCGGCTGATCTCGGGCCCCGGCGCGAAGCCCGAAGTCACCCGCCCGCTGGCGGAGTCGAGCGCCAGTGTCACCGGCGTCGGTTCGAGTGTCGCCGTGTCCAGTCGGAAGGTCTGAATGGTCGCGTACCGCCCATTGTCCAGCCGGTCGAATCCGCCGGCCCAGCGGTTGCCCGATTGGAAAGGTTCCAGGGTGTGCACGGAAGTCTCGCCGCCAACGACGTAATGCACGCCACCGGGACGTCGATCGCCCGCCACCCGACCGGGATTGCCGTTCTGCCGCGAGGCGTTGATCGCGTCCGCGAAAGGCGTCCCGTTGTCGGCATAGAACCCTTCCACCGTCCGCATCGCCCCTCCGGCCGCCGGCTGCAACGCCACCACGTACCGCTGCTGATCCGACGTGTCGCGGGCGAAGGCGTTCCCCTCGACCAGGAAGGTGCTGGTCCCCAGCACCGAAACGTACGGCTCCCAATTCCCCAGCGCGTCCAGATCCTGGTTGATGATCACAGTGTCCGGCACAATGCGGGTCAGGCCGACCGATTCGATGCTGCCGGGCTTCACCGGCACCACGAACATCCGGGCCGCCACGACGCGCGTGCCGGGTTCGATGTTCTCGCTCTCCCAGGTCACGGCCACCGTGTCATTGCGGAACGCCACCCGCGGATTCCGCGACACCAGTGTCACCGGATCCGGCATCTCGAGCTCGCTGACATAGAACGTCCCGCCCAGCGGGGCACCGTCGGCCGCAAACAACCGCCCGTAAACCACCGACGGCGAATCCGCAGTCAGCAAGGTCCCGTTGTACACCACCACCACCCGGCCCTGCCCGTCGATCCCCACGTCGCACCGCCCGACTGTCCCGAGTTCCACGTCGTCCGAGACATCCCGGGTCCAGCGCCGCGTCCCGTCCGCGTTGATCACCGTCACCCACACCCGACGTCGCTCCTCGGCATCGACCCCGGTGGCCACCGCCGCATAGGCGTCCTCGCCATTGCCATGGAACCCGACGCCATCGCCACGACCTCCCGTCCCGGCAATGGGCTCCTCGGCGAGTTCACCCAGGTTGATGTTGTCGCCCACCGGCGTGCCGTCGTTGTTGAAGAGCCGGATCACCCCCGCCCCGTTGTCCGAGAACCGCACCGCAAACCCGTTGCGGGTCACCGCCAGCCCATGCCACATCTCCCCGCGTGCCGAGGAATCCGAACTGGCCAGTTGCGTCGCCCGCACCTCCTCGCCCGTTGGCGACACCACCCGCACGATGACATGCCGGTTCGGTGCCGGCCCGCCGAACACCGCCTCCAGATCGGCATCCTGCCGGCTCTCCCCGGCAATCACGATGTTGCCGTTGGCCAGGTAGTGCCAGTCGCCGATCCGAATCCCGCCGTCACGCTGATGGTAGGCCGCCGGAACGCCCGTAAGGACCCCCAGGGGCTCCCCCGCATTGTTCAGGAGCTGCACATACGGCGAATCCTGCCGCAGCCCCGCGTCGAACGCCTCCAGTTCGTGAATCTCATCCGCCACCGCCCATCCCGTCACCCCCATGCCGAAGCCGTCCCCGAATGGATTGGCCTTGATCTTCGGACCCCACATCCCGGTCCCAGGAGTCGGCGAACCGTCCGGCCGGAAAAAGGAAAGAAACCGCCGATACGCCGTCGCTCCCGCATAGTCGGGATGCCGCGCCACAATCTCGGTCTCCGGGGTCACCCATTCCCCAAGCGTGTCGATCAGCGTCCACGTCGCCCCAAGATGATCCATCGGGGCATCCGCCGGCGTCGGGGAATCGTCCTCCCAACCGACCACCACATGCGCGCCGCTGGTGATGGCAATGCCCAGACTCTCGGTGCGCCCGTTGTTCAGGATGTCCGAGGTGTTGATGTAAACCGTGGTGGACACCGGTTGCAGTCCGTTTTCCTCGGGAGCCCCCGGCAACCCGTCCTGCGCCGACGCACTCGCCACGGCCAGCGCCGTCCCCCAGCAAAGGAGCATTCTTCGGATAGTCATATCGTGGATGTTTCGATGGTTTGTTGTTCCCCCCGCCCCGAGCCTGCGCCCCGCGCCAGACCAGGCATGGGCCCCCGACGCCTAACGCGACTGCAACGCCCATGCAGAACTCAGGAAAAGGAACAACCCCTGCGTACGCGGCAGACTTCACGGACGCAATCCCATTTCTTGCCGGAATTCGTCACACACGGCCGCCACGCGTTGCCGGTCAAGGTGCGGGCTCCGCGAAGCCAGCCGTCGGAGGGCCCAGTTCCACGAGGCCGCGAAGGACTGGTGCGTTGGGATGAAGCCCCGCGGTGCTCATCCCTCCGAATCGATGCCTCCCTACCGACGACGCGCGGAGGCACTGTTCCCCCCGCCTACCGCGCCGGCTTCGCAAACTCCGACTCTTCCATCGGCACGTTGTGATGCACCTCCTCGATGGCGATCCGGAATCCCACATCCGCCGGCCTCGGCATCCGCATCGAGAACGGCACCTGCACCCCGTCCACCACCCGGTAATCGCCCAGATCCACCTGGAAGGTCATCTCCCCCACCAGCGTCTTCACCGTCGTCTCCTCCCGTACCAGCAACCCCGTCGCCCGGTCGAAGTACAACCGGTCCGGCTTGCCCTCCGCCGGGTGCCCCTCCAGCAGCCAGGCCGGCTTGCCCCCCACATCCACCGCCCCCTTCACCTCCAACCGCCGGTACGCCTTCCCCAGACTCAGTTCCCTTGGAAACCCGGTCGAACGTTGCACGCGCGCCAGTTCCTCCTTCTCCTTCACCCGCAACCCCTGCAAGGGCACCACCGCCCACGCCACCGTCCCGTCGTACCCTTCCCGCAACGTTCCGAACACCGGGAACTCGATCTTCGACACCTGCCGGTCCGGCGCCTTCGACCGGATCTCGAACGCGCCGGTCGCCCCCAGGGCCGTCACCTCGATCTGTCCCCGCATCACCCGGCTCCGCAACCGCTCCAGGGCATCCCGCCCTCCCGCCGCCTCGATGTACCGTTCGATCACCTGCCCGGCCGTCGGCGCCGTCTCGGCACGGGCCGAAACCAACGCCGCACCCGCCGCCAGCAGATAGATCCACACGCGCACCCGCTTCATGACGCCGACCCTGCCGAACCCGGTTCCCCAACGCAACCACCACACCACCCTGCTGCTCCCCCTCGTCAGAACCCGCTTCCGTTAGACCCCTCCGGCTGCCGCCACTTCCCGCGCGCGTTCCAGAATCACCTCCGCCAGCAGCGGCTCGGTCCCCAGGGCCCGCGCCAGCCAGAGTCTCTTGCCGGATCGTTCGGTTGGATTGCGCCAACCCGACACCCCGGCCTCCCGCCTCTCCGACACCCGCTCCGCAGATTCGCCCAGCATCACCGGGATGTCCTCCGCCACATGCAACCCGTCGCTGATGAAGAACGGCACCAGCACAATGTCCTTCGTTTGCACCACGTCCCACACCTCCCCCACCAGGGGCGCCTCCTCGATGAAGACCGCATGAACCTCCGCGTATTCCCCCGCCCGCCGCAACAGCGTCACCTGCTGCTCGATGGCCTCCCTCG
Above is a genomic segment from Verrucomicrobiia bacterium containing:
- a CDS encoding DUF1573 domain-containing protein is translated as MKRLLFRILRRPAKVASFPRWAVVLVAGSLAGTAVLSAAQSPAPPAVAETAATAVGRAPRIEFATPNYDFGRVGAGQVVKHDFVFTNTGNATLVLTEVRPGCGCTTSGTWDSEVEPGRTGRIPIQFNSGGFSGRTSKSISVRCNDPQRPSLFLQISADVWTPVTLQPASVYFNLTGESPTNQVRTVRLVSNLDGPLTLEEPETESAAFRTHLKTVQPGREYELEVTTVLPLPTSYVHAPITIKTSSPEVPVLTVPATAMVQPVVTVMPATLTLPANWVPGGVAPAVTLRNTGSQPLVLTDPTLNVEGATVQVNELQPGRLFRLMLQIPAGAALRPGERWEVKVKTSHPSYPEITVPVVQAPRPATTTTLRPPLRPVTPPPPPPGAPLGPTYR
- the solA gene encoding N-methyl-L-tryptophan oxidase, giving the protein MPTWDVIVLGLGGMGSAAACHLARRGLRVLGLDAYDPPHDRGSSHGATRVIRQAYFEHPSYVPLLLRAYELWHELEQSTQSNLLCLPGGLMMGNPDSEVVAGSLRSARQFDLPHELLETADLRKRFPLFQVPEGTVALFEPSAGLVYCDRAVAAHLRAAIRHGAEIRVNSPVLTWETTAGGVEVRTSRDRFQAGQLVVTPGPWAPDILQRLRLPLRIERQVLFWFKPPGGIGPFLPEQFPVYVWEHDDGDLPYGFPSVDGPDGGVKFALYRSPCVEFCTPGTVDRRIRPDDEVPLRRLLRRFLPALDGPVVRAMTCMYTLTPDLHFVIDRPPGQPRVAVAAGFSGHGFKFCPVVGEILADLVTDQTPRFDLSLFGMSRFPRNPPGRD
- a CDS encoding DoxX family membrane protein, whose amino-acid sequence is MSMLEGGGRSGGPGRMAGLTADGLSVSARCVVGGLFVAMGLSKALDPVDFLKLVRQYELIEASVGLNLIAVVLPWFELFCGVLLLAGVAVRGTAVVSLGMLMPFSLVVWDRARGLHESLGGPFCGIRFDCGCGAGEVAICHKLAENAVLMLCSAWLLGAGGRRWCLWPALFRGRG